Proteins encoded in a region of the Longimicrobiales bacterium genome:
- the glyA gene encoding serine hydroxymethyltransferase, whose translation MMNELRQQDPAVFDAIVNEANRQHASLELIASENFTSTAVLEAAGTVLTNKYAEGYPGKRYYGGCEHVDVVETLAIERAKELFGAEHANVQPHSGAQANMAAYLATMNPGDTLLGMNLSHGGHLTHGSPVNFSGQIYRAVAYGVGADGLIDYDGMRDIARRERPKVIVAGASAYPRIIDFAAFAEVAREVDAVFLVDMAHIAGLVAGGAHPSPVPHADIVTSTTHKTLRGPRSGFILSREPFAKPIDKQVFPGMQGGPLMHIIAAKAVAFGEALEPAFREYAHAVVANAKALAEALMARGFDLVSGGTDNHLLLLDLTSHPELTGKLAEEALERAGITTNKNTVPGEQRSPFVTSGVRIGTAALTTRGMGTAEMQRVGNLIADVLGAPEDETVAEQVRRGVAELAEAFPLYEAFRRQHQLTERGA comes from the coding sequence ATGATGAACGAGCTCCGGCAGCAGGACCCCGCGGTCTTCGATGCGATCGTGAACGAGGCGAACCGCCAGCACGCGTCGCTCGAGCTGATCGCGTCGGAGAACTTCACGTCGACTGCGGTGCTCGAAGCGGCCGGCACGGTCCTCACGAACAAGTACGCGGAGGGCTACCCCGGCAAGCGCTACTACGGCGGCTGCGAGCACGTCGACGTCGTCGAGACGCTGGCGATCGAGCGTGCGAAGGAGCTGTTCGGCGCGGAGCACGCGAACGTGCAGCCCCATTCCGGCGCCCAGGCCAACATGGCCGCGTACCTCGCGACCATGAACCCCGGTGACACGCTGCTCGGCATGAACCTGTCGCACGGCGGTCACCTGACGCACGGCTCGCCCGTGAACTTCAGTGGGCAGATCTACCGCGCGGTGGCGTACGGCGTCGGCGCGGACGGGCTGATCGACTACGACGGGATGCGCGACATCGCGCGCCGCGAGCGGCCGAAGGTCATCGTCGCCGGGGCCAGCGCGTATCCGCGTATCATCGATTTCGCCGCATTCGCCGAAGTCGCGCGCGAGGTCGACGCCGTGTTCCTGGTCGACATGGCGCACATCGCGGGGCTGGTCGCCGGCGGCGCGCACCCCAGTCCGGTGCCCCACGCCGACATCGTGACGTCGACGACCCACAAGACGCTGCGCGGCCCGCGCAGCGGCTTCATCCTGAGCCGTGAGCCGTTCGCGAAGCCGATCGACAAGCAGGTCTTCCCGGGCATGCAGGGCGGGCCGCTCATGCACATCATCGCGGCCAAGGCCGTGGCGTTCGGCGAGGCGCTGGAGCCGGCGTTCCGCGAGTACGCGCATGCGGTGGTCGCCAACGCAAAGGCGCTCGCCGAGGCACTCATGGCGCGCGGCTTCGACCTGGTCAGCGGCGGCACCGACAACCACCTGCTGCTGCTCGACCTGACCAGCCACCCGGAGCTGACCGGCAAGCTGGCCGAGGAAGCGCTGGAGCGCGCCGGCATCACGACCAACAAGAACACCGTGCCCGGTGAGCAGCGCTCACCCTTCGTCACCTCCGGCGTCCGCATCGGTACTGCCGCGCTCACGACGCGCGGGATGGGCACCGCCGAGATGCAGCGCGTCGGCAACCTGATCGCCGACGTGCTCGGGGCCCCCGAGGACGAGACGGTCGCGGAGCAGGTGCGCCGCGGCGTGGCGGAGCTGGCCGAGGCATTCCCGCTCTACGAGGCCTTCCGACGCCAGCACCAGCTCACGGAGCGCGGCGCCTGA
- a CDS encoding Glu/Leu/Phe/Val dehydrogenase — protein MEIFEAMGEYEHEQLVFCYEPSIGYKGIIAIHDTTLGPALGGTRFWNYATEEEAIVDALRLARGMTYKAAVAGLNLGGGKAVMIGDNRTTRRELIFRAHGRFVESLGGRYITAEDVGTSVEDMSYVEMETSHVTGLAGGLGDPSPVTAWGVFRGVQAAARQKLGSDDLEGVTVAVQGLGHVGRYLCGYLHDVGAKLIVTDIDQQRVQSVVDELGAKPVAPDEIYGVDAQVFSPCALGAIVNDKTIPQFRFEVIAGAANNQLREERHGDVLTEKGILYAPDYVINAGGLINVYGEINGWDAERAKRKAGEIYQTLADLFEIAAEQGLPTYEAADRLAERRIEQVGKLQRTWV, from the coding sequence ATGGAAATCTTCGAGGCGATGGGCGAGTACGAGCACGAGCAGCTCGTCTTCTGCTACGAGCCGAGCATCGGCTACAAGGGCATCATCGCGATCCACGACACCACGCTCGGCCCTGCGCTCGGCGGCACGCGCTTCTGGAACTACGCGACGGAGGAGGAGGCCATCGTCGACGCGCTGCGCCTCGCGCGCGGCATGACGTACAAGGCTGCGGTCGCGGGCCTGAACCTGGGCGGCGGCAAGGCGGTCATGATCGGCGACAACCGCACGACCAGGCGCGAGCTGATCTTCCGCGCTCACGGCCGGTTCGTCGAGTCGCTCGGCGGGCGCTACATCACGGCAGAGGACGTCGGCACCAGCGTCGAGGACATGAGCTACGTCGAGATGGAGACCAGCCACGTGACGGGCCTCGCCGGCGGTCTCGGCGACCCGTCGCCGGTCACCGCGTGGGGCGTGTTCCGCGGCGTGCAGGCGGCGGCCAGGCAGAAGCTCGGCTCCGACGACCTCGAGGGTGTCACCGTCGCGGTGCAGGGGCTCGGCCATGTCGGCCGCTACCTGTGCGGCTACCTGCACGACGTCGGCGCGAAGCTGATCGTAACGGACATCGATCAGCAGCGGGTGCAGAGCGTCGTCGACGAGCTGGGCGCGAAGCCCGTTGCTCCTGACGAGATCTACGGTGTCGATGCACAGGTCTTCTCGCCGTGCGCGCTCGGTGCGATCGTCAATGACAAGACGATCCCGCAGTTCCGCTTCGAGGTGATCGCCGGCGCCGCGAACAACCAGCTCCGGGAGGAGCGTCACGGGGACGTTCTCACGGAGAAGGGCATCCTCTATGCACCCGACTACGTGATCAACGCCGGCGGCCTGATCAACGTCTATGGTGAGATCAACGGCTGGGACGCGGAGCGCGCCAAGCGCAAGGCGGGCGAGATCTACCAGACGCTCGCGGACCTCTTCGAGATCGCGGCAGAGCAGGGGCTGCCGACCTACGAGGCGGCCGATCGCCTGGCCGAGCGTCGCATCGAGCAGGTCGGCAAGCTGCAGCGAACCTGGGTCTGA